The Phoenix dactylifera cultivar Barhee BC4 unplaced genomic scaffold, palm_55x_up_171113_PBpolish2nd_filt_p 000261F, whole genome shotgun sequence genomic interval agatataaaaaaaatttattcatGGTCAATTATAACCTCTGATGGGAGAGTATAAATCATGATAAAAGACAACAAACTATAGAGTTTAAAGAAACAGTAGTTAGTCTTGACAGAGGAGAAATAACATAAAAGGATGCTTCATAAGAGAGCATCAATAGCTCTTGGAAACAGGAATGTGTAAGTAAATGGAAGCTCTAGAATGAACACACATAGCATCTGAATTTATATATGCATCTAACAAGGGAACATATCTCAAACACTTTAATGATGATAATGACAAATAAATTAGACTAGCTAATTAAGCTGCTTAAACAATTAAAACAGCAGACTGTTATAACTTATAAGACAGGTCTGATGTAATGCAAAGAGGAAAAATGTAGAACCTGGTTAAGCTGTATAAATTAGACTAACTAATTAAGCTACATAAAACAGGGCTAAGGATGTTACTGTCCATGCAAAAGGAACAGAACTAAAACAGGGTCTTACCGCCTAAATAATAATAACCATTACTCCATTGGAAAACTATTCCAGGAATAAGCATATTTGACCAAATTAGTTATCCCTCCCTTATTCTTAACATTATCTAAAACCTGTTTGGCAGGAACGAGACTTATTCCAAGTCTGATTACAGCTTTATTCTTGAACATAACACAGCCAAAGGCAATATAAAGGAATATGTTTGATGTGCATTAAGAACATTTTGATAGTAAGTTcagtgtatgtatatatatagccTAAGTTAGGTATACAGTTCCAATCCCAGCTCACTTTCATTGATATACATAAAACTTTGCTCCTCCTAGCCTGTTTCTACAGTATAATTAAACCAAAATATTCTTCGAGTTCTATCACCGATTCTTTTGTCTTTCCATTCCCGAGCTAATTATTTATCATCCAGAGCTTACACAGAGAAAAAAATGGCTCATCGTAAATGGAAATGGGAAAGAAACTCCTAATACCTGGCATACACTCTTTAGGTCATAAACATCAAAATGAACTCATGATTATTACCTAATCTACCATATTTTCTacaattgaaaataaaaaaccCCTAGCATGGTTTGACATTTGCATGTGCAAACATGATGCACCAACCACTTTAAGTATTTTCTTCTTTCCGAGCACACTCCTCTAAGTCCTCTAGGACTCCCTTTCAGACATCCCGAtattgttaaaagaaacaagagACATGTTAAGCAAAAGCGGCTGTGTATGTGTGCATAGGTATGCATATGTAATAAAGTTAGATATATGTACATACGTACATACAAATATGAATGTATATATAGATAGGTATATATCAATATAAATATCAATATTTATAGATACAGTATATATGTATTTACATCAAATTAAAGAAGAAAGTTGTCTAaagatatgtatgtacatacatatatacaaataTGCAGGTTATATAGATATTTGCAGGTATATATAGATATTTATAGATATAGTATACATGCACttatatcaaattaaaaaagggAATTTTTTGTAAATAATCTTGACGGAATCATGAACACCCATTAGATACTCCAACCACTTATATCTGTCACATGCATTGCACATGTAAGTACTAGACTACAGTCACCTAACTCAATCCTCCTACATCAACTCCTATTAGATGTTCAAGTTTGTGCTCGTGAATATTCTCAATACTTCGTGTAAGTCCTTTAAATCATCCCACCTCTTCTATAGCCTCTTAagttgaacccttcaatcctcaCTACATCATATCCTACCTATAGTGCACATGTAAAAGCCATTCAAAAACACATAGTAACTTTATTCTGGATTGATGGTATTCACTAAATTTTAATCATGAATCTATCTCGCTATCCCCAAACTTCAGATGCTTTTAAATGCTGATGATCCATTTCTTTGTAAAGCAGCTTGATTTACATATCAAAACTGATCTTATAATTGTATGTTTGAGTTTCAAAGTTATCTGAACACTCTTCAAAAAACATGAATGTTATAACTTCATAAGTTAATCTATGCTCTGGTTCTCCTTTTGCCACAAAAATTAATCCATGCATATGGAGACAAAAAAGTAAATTATTAGCATAATACTCAACCTCCTCCTACTTGGGAATAAAATTATGAGTTCTATACTTTGAATTGGCATAAAGCACAGCTCAGCATTGTTAATGAGTCCAATCCACCGAGTTCTACACTTCGATCCAAATTCTTCTAAATTGTTTACCTAACTGTTTATGAAAATCGACAGTTCCACAAAAAAGTAGGTAGCTGGATGTTGTTATCCAACAAGAAATTGGATAAGGATAAAAGCTGCAACCAAGGTATGCAATCTCGGTATCTAGTGCTATATTGACACCTTACTGGTTCGGTACAGCACGATCTATATGTATGATACACACCCCGTATTAAAACAACTCTCTAACCatttttctcactttttatcTTGATACGCCTCGGTACAGGTTGGTACACACTTGACACGCCTCGGGATGAAGCAATAGAGGATGGTAAAAGACCAGTACAAACCCGAACTTGAGTTTCACAGCGGTTCCATCCAATACAATATGGTATGCCCCATACCGGGCAGTATGGCAATCCATGGCTGCAACAATGGTTATATTTGCTAAAACCAGATCATCATAACGATTTATGCTAGGGGCATAACAAAGTAAAATGACAGAGTGAATATTTGTGGGGATCATGTTTTATAATGAAGATCCAAAGCGAATATTTATGGGGATTATGTTTCACAATGAAGAtcctaagggttaggttcattTTCCTTCCCCCCTCCACCCCCTTTCTTCTGTTTGTGATCAAACACCCTTTTCCCACTTGATTCCTAATTTGTTTTGTAAAACCATCACCATCATGTTTTCTTCACCTTAGCTAAATTcacattttctttcatttttgttCATCAGGAATAGTTGATGAACAGAGTACCACTAGCTAGTTAAGCATACATGGAACGGGGCTTGTTGGCTACATTTAGGTACCAACAGAACAGCCAAGAAAGGACACATAAACCTCATTATCAATGGATATCAACTATCTTGACATGCAGCACCAATAAAGAAAGAACAAAGCTCCTAAACTACTacaaaaaaaatgcaaagaGAACATGTCCAATAAAGCTACTAGCAACTAAGGCAACACATTTCAGGCCCCCATCATTTATGATTTCCAGATTTTATAATAGTTGTGACTCCCatcaaagaagaagagagaaaagaatagaGTTTACATATGCTCTTATAGAACAATCCATAGGCGAAGAAGCAgcggaagaaggaggagaagaagaagaataagacaTCAATTTTTCCCTGCAAGAAGGGCATCAACATTTTTCCTACAGGAATGACATCAACTTTTTCCCCTGACTAAATCATAAAACCTTACAAGCTAAATTATACACAGCATTCGCTCAAGACCTATGCATGGAGCAATTAGACGTCGACTTCAGCATTGGAAGAAGCATAAAATTCGCCAGAATaacggagaaaaaaaaataaaccatgGAACATCAAAATCCTCCCTTTCTACTAGCGGTAAAAAGACCCAATCCGTAGGGCGGAAATAACAaaaatcaccaaaaaaaaaaacaaaataatggaGGAAAAAATAAACCACGGAACACAGGGCACCTCGCAGCACTAGCGGCTGGCTCTCTTTCTCTTGGATTCGCTCAAGGGGGGAAAGGAGACGCAGTCGAATCGGGGGCAAACGAAACCCTAACCCCCATCCCACGGAATCATGACCGAATTTTCCTGTGAGATCAATTGAAGAAGGTGGGGGGTTTGATGGATCGGTGACAAGATGAGGGGAAAAGGGGATGTCTCGCTCACAGAAGAAACCCTGATTCCGCCATGAGCGACCTCAGAGAAAGCTTTTCTCTTCCTCCGTCTCTCTCCCTGGGGACGGGGAATATTTGGAGAGAAACATGGAAATGCTAAAGAAAAGCGCCATGGAGCGCCGGTCCACCACGTAGCATGTTCATCTGGCACACATAATTATGGCGTGGCATATCCAAAAGCAGTGCGTGGAACCGCTTCCTGGGCAAAGACCAATCATTTAATGGCACGTAGCAGGAGGCCTTGTGCTACCGGACGGGCGCCCCCAAGCATTATGCGCTGTTGAATGAAGCGGATCGCGGTACGTGCGATAGAACATGGAACAGCTAAATGACAAATAAATTTGATGCTGGGCTGACCGATCCGGCCCAGTTTCTTCCATTATGAGCGTTTCATTTTGTAGGAGGATTGAACAGTGCGCTTAGATTCTGAAACCCTAGATGGTGGCTAAGGGAGCCAGGCTTCTAAGAGCCCGAGTCTGATCGATCTCGGTTCTCATTTTCTACTTATCTACTTTGATGGAATCTAATTCCTAGTCAAGCTGAATGCATGTCTATTTCGAATGCTTAGTACTCTTTAATTGAATTGTGCTCTAATCAAGCAAGAATGAATGGCAAACCATTCTTAGCTCAAGTTTAAATACAATACCTTGTTTAGACAAATAAGATCTACGATCGATGAGTCATCGTGCTAACGGTATATAACCCCATTCAAATGGTTGCACCATAGATTATAATGATATGATGAAACTATATCCAACTGCACTTAATCGAGCATGTCTTATTATACATGTCTTGCAATAGATTTCAAGCCTAGATTCCAAGAACATATCGAACTAGTATAAATTTAATTTGAGCTTGATGAACCTAGAGATTAGCTATGCACTAGCCTTTCATGTGCCATTGAAGTTGATTCTAagcctaaaaatatttttgtccaAGTACAGATGATACTAGGCATAATGAAAAATCTAAATCTATATGCATATTGTACTAAAAGGAACATAGTTGGCTAAGGAGTCCATCATTTAAGACATTGATATTTGTCTCAAACTTTTATTGAAGAGACAAGCTTTAATTCCATGTAAttgtaaataaaaaatatttttttgtttaccTAATCATGCAATATTTTCCTACCTCAGCTTTCCCTTCATACTGATGAGTTTTGAagatattaaactcatttattaGCCAGCAATTAGCAATTACATAGAATTTTAAGAGGAAGGTCTGGAGAATCGTCAGGAAATCACAGGAGTTAAGGCCTAGAGGACCGACTAAGAGGACGGATTGGAGAAAACGGTTTTAGTAAAGGACTTAATTGAAAAgggttaagagagagagagcaccgTCCTTTGGAATGGTGCCGTAATGTTGTTGGACGATCGCAAAGGAGGACATTGAGTCGATCGAGTTACTTGGATGCAGCTTCAAACATGTGGGATTCGTTCGGAATTTGAGCAAAGGCAAAGGGTGAAAGCGTATTTTCATAACTTTTTACCGTTGGATCGCGCTGACCGCTTCCAGATCTGTGCAGCAAGGCGTCCgtggtgctttgagatctgtgcgtgGCGCTACCGAACGGCGGCTGGTGCATCATCCTTTGGTCCGGTTTCCAAGCAGGAGATCAAATCTCCGTGCCATCCCCTTTTCCACGTCGGTCGCAAGGATAAGATTGAAGAGTCCGAAAATCCGATAGCAAGCGAAAGGAGGCGAAAATCGGGGGGGCGATGGCAACCGCGGAGGGCTACGACCGGCTCGCGGTGCTGAAGGAATTTGACGAGTCCAAGACCGGCGTCCGCGGCCTCGTCGAGTCCGGCGTCACCACCATCCCCCCAATCTTCCGCCACCCCGACCTCCACCCCTCCGACGCCAGCCCCGACCTCTCCATCCCCACCATCGACCTCTCCCTCCCCCGCCCCCTCGCCGTCGATCTCATCCGCGCCGCCTCTCGCGACTGGGGCTTCTTCCAGATCACCAACCACGGCGTCCCCCTCCCGGTCCTCGACCGGACCATCTCCGCCGTCCGATCCTTCCACGAGCTTCCCCCCGCGGAGCGATCGAAGCACTACTCCCGCTCCACGGACGGCGGCGTGTCCTACTCCTCGAACGTGGACCTCTACCGCTCGTCGGCGGCGAGCTGGCGGGACACAATCCAGGTGATGATGGGCCCGGCCCGGGCGGAGCCGGACCGGATCCCGGCGGTGTGCCGGGCGGAGCTGGTGGCGTGGGACGAGCACGTGACCGGGGTGGGGCGGGCGTTGATGGGGATGATGGCGGAGGGGCTCGGGTTGGGGCCGGGGCGGCTCGAGGAGATGACGTGTCTCGAGGGGAGGACCATGGTGTGCCACTACTATCCGCCCTGCCCCGAGCCGGATCTGACGGTGGGGATCGCGGATCACACTGATCCCGCGGTTTTGACGGTGCTGATACAGGATCATATCGGTGGTTTGCAGGTCAAGAGGAAGGGGGAGCCTGGGGAGGCCTATTGGGTGGACGTGAAGCCTCTGCCCGGGGCTCTGGTGATCAACGTCGGAGATCTTTTACAGGTTCGCTCTTGACCTTTTTTTCACTTCCAGTATTTGATCATATGATGATGGTGATCCGATGACTTTATTGTTTGATCGAATGATTTATGGAGCCACATGAGAacctgctcttttttttttttcttttttttttttttctttttttttttttttgctaaagaaaaaggggtagggggaggaagggacaagcccacccccgcgtagcagccccactgggcccccgccccgccaagagaatgttcgatgcgggcagaaatggccgtgtgttgggcaccccgaccggttttactcataccctccccacccgtaggcccggctcagctactcctctgagctctggctcgagtcccacgtgtgagtacgtcacacccggcaccaccccggctactagcggttcaagagcggtcctacaccacaagtccaagcagtggctaaagtagtgagctccggtccataatttaatcgtcgccgcagcgattcgaacttgggaccttgtggttagaattgctgcccagtaccactaggctaccaccttgatgGCCACATGAGAACCTGCTAGCCTAGCACTTTATGTCCCTATGGCCAAATTGCTACACTTTGGTTGTGGATGATTGGATCATACTGGTGGTCTATTTTTCGTTTAACCTAACTGTGATTGTGCTAGGAATTGTAACTTATCATATCACTTGTGTCATAAAGGTGTTCAAAAATTCCCCTAGATCGACGCTGCCTGTTTACTAAGTGACATGATCTAAGATGTGtaacccatttaataaacaaAACAGTAATGTCGTGTTACTCGAACAGATAATCCTATTAACCCCACTTACAATGAATAAACTTAATCCAAGACATTTGACTCGACACTGATTTTGGTGATAGGTTTAGCCTATTAATTTGTGGTAAAGCACTAATTTCATTACTTATTTATCTATTGATCAGTATATTATCCGATGAATGCAACTTTAGCAAATTGAGCTATGACCTAGCTGTTTTATCCATCCTACTATTATaatcacaaaaaaaagagagagaacacTTTAACACATAATTTCATTCATGCATGGTTAAATGTAGGGATGCAGATCGGGTGGGTTAATTTGTGTCATAGGTTGTCTTGGGCACCTTCCGTGCTACTAGACATCAAAATCAACAGTCAGCCAAACCCATGCTTTCCGAAAAATACTATATCCAAATCCACTGCAACATGCTATGGTTGAGCCTGGACGAAATGGAGATGGCCCAAGCATGGTTTGGACGCAAGCTATCTACTTCGTCACCAAAGTGCATATTTATAATGGTAGATTATCTTGGTAGGAACTTGAAAGGAACCGAGAATGCTGAAGCCATGAGATAGTTGGTGTACAATTCTCGGATGAGTGCCAAAATAATTAACAGAGATCGAGCTTTCTATGCTGAAATTTACAAGGACTAGGACTCGTTTTGTGTTAACAAATTACAACCATTATCTCAGACTCCCTTAAATCACACTCCCTTAAATCACAGCCGGATAAGTGATAAGTCCAACCAATTAATTTGAAACTGGATTCAAGGAATAATTAACTTATATAAGTTCTTAAATATAAAGGTTATACAATAATTAGTAGGTAAAATTTGACATATTTATAGGGATTAATAAAGTTTCAGGATATCCGATTGTACCTCCAACTCAATGTTGAAATATATAAAACCTCTTTGTCACTAAAATAACTACTGATGGCTTCAAAGGAACCATGGTAATCTTCATCTCATACAAATATAGTAATGGACAGGACACAAGATGAAAAGGCCCAATGAGAGCAAAAGCAAAACCAGACTGACCATAGGTAGACGTTTTGTGGACAGGACAAGGGTTTGAATATAGTTTTTTTCCCCTACAACTGTGTCCTTGTATAGTTGTATATCTGTTTATCTTCTGTTTTGTACTAATGATATTTGTGTTATTATTGGACTAaattctttttttcaaaaagaaaattgccTTTCATGTAAGTATGTGCCATTGTGCCTCTTCATGTCCAAGCAGCAAAGCAGCAGaaatatttctctttcctttcacATCAAGCCAAATAGCTGAAAAATCAGATATCCTCTTTTCTTAAAaactcatttttttatttttttcgtgTTCCCTATTTTCTTTCTGCTACTTCCTTGCAGCTAACTCTgtgatatgaaagaaaaaacacttcaataaagaagaagaaagtgaaagtCATCAATATTGAGAAATTTCTCTTATTTAATTGCGGTTAGATATTTAGAATTACACAGGTAGATTGGCTTGTGCATTAAGGGATTAGCTCGATCCACTGGTCATCCTCTTCATTTCTTTGAATAAATGGAAAGTTTTAGGACCATTTGAAAAAATTACGGTTCTTTGTatggctttcttttttttaattgatttttgCGAAAAGAACTTGCCCATAACTTTCAACTTTCTCTCCGCCTAAACAGATTCTACCTTcactttaaagataaattcttt includes:
- the LOC103717337 gene encoding 1-aminocyclopropane-1-carboxylate oxidase homolog 2-like isoform X3, with protein sequence MATAEGYDRLAVLKEFDESKTGVRGLVESGVTTIPPIFRHPDLHPSDASPDLSIPTIDLSLPRPLAVDLIRAASRDWGFFQITNHGVPLPVLDRTISAVRSFHELPPAERSKHYSRSTDGGVSYSSNVDLYRSSAASWRDTIQVMMGPARAEPDRIPAVCRAELVAWDEHVTGVGRALMGMMAEGLGLGPGRLEEMTCLEGRTMVCHYYPPCPEPDLTVKRKGEPGEAYWVDVKPLPGALVINVGDLLQQMISNDEYNSVEHRVVANSHQEARVSIGVFFNPGKRGESDFYGPLQELVSPEKPACYRNFTISEFMGTFFSKQLASKSLIDHFKL
- the LOC103717337 gene encoding 1-aminocyclopropane-1-carboxylate oxidase homolog 2-like isoform X4; amino-acid sequence: MATAEGYDRLAVLKEFDESKTGVRGLVESGVTTIPPIFRHPDLHPSDASPDLSIPTIDLSLPRPLAVDLIRAASRDWGFFQITNHGVPLPVLDRTISAVRSFHELPPAERSKHYSRSTDGGVSYSSNVDLYRSSAASWRDTIQVMMGPARAEPDRIPAVCRAELVAWDEHVTGVGRALMGMMAEGLGLGPGRLEEMTCLEGRTMVCHYYPPCPEPDLTVKRKGEPGEAYWVDVKPLPGALVINVGDLLQMISNDEYNSVEHRVVANSHQEARVSIGVFFNPGKRGESDFYGPLQELVSPEKPACYRNFTISEFMGTFFSKQLASKSLIDHFKL
- the LOC103717337 gene encoding 1-aminocyclopropane-1-carboxylate oxidase homolog 3-like isoform X1, which gives rise to MATAEGYDRLAVLKEFDESKTGVRGLVESGVTTIPPIFRHPDLHPSDASPDLSIPTIDLSLPRPLAVDLIRAASRDWGFFQITNHGVPLPVLDRTISAVRSFHELPPAERSKHYSRSTDGGVSYSSNVDLYRSSAASWRDTIQVMMGPARAEPDRIPAVCRAELVAWDEHVTGVGRALMGMMAEGLGLGPGRLEEMTCLEGRTMVCHYYPPCPEPDLTVGIADHTDPAVLTVLIQDHIGGLQVKRKGEPGEAYWVDVKPLPGALVINVGDLLQQMISNDEYNSVEHRVVANSHQEARVSIGVFFNPGKRGESDFYGPLQELVSPEKPACYRNFTISEFMGTFFSKQLASKSLIDHFKL
- the LOC103717337 gene encoding 1-aminocyclopropane-1-carboxylate oxidase homolog 3-like isoform X2 — translated: MATAEGYDRLAVLKEFDESKTGVRGLVESGVTTIPPIFRHPDLHPSDASPDLSIPTIDLSLPRPLAVDLIRAASRDWGFFQITNHGVPLPVLDRTISAVRSFHELPPAERSKHYSRSTDGGVSYSSNVDLYRSSAASWRDTIQVMMGPARAEPDRIPAVCRAELVAWDEHVTGVGRALMGMMAEGLGLGPGRLEEMTCLEGRTMVCHYYPPCPEPDLTVGIADHTDPAVLTVLIQDHIGGLQVKRKGEPGEAYWVDVKPLPGALVINVGDLLQMISNDEYNSVEHRVVANSHQEARVSIGVFFNPGKRGESDFYGPLQELVSPEKPACYRNFTISEFMGTFFSKQLASKSLIDHFKL